CCCACGGTCTGGCGGATCTGGCGCACGGTGGCGTCGATCGATTCCAATGCAGGCTGCACGGCATGCAGCAGCTGGGCGCCGGCACCCGTCAGCTCCACGGCGCGCGAATGGCGCAGGAACAGCGGGATGCCCACCTCGTCTTCCAGCGACTGGATCTGGCGGCTGACGGCAGACTGGGTCAGTGCCAGCTCGTCCGCCGCAGCACGAAAGTTCAGGTGTCGGGCTACGGCCAGAAAGGCGCGCAGATGGCCGGCGCCGACGGCGCGGGTGCGAAGCAGCGGAGTGGGGCTGGTGGTTGCATGAGGCATGGCAGGGCAAGCATAAGGTGTTTGCGGCGACTGTTGCCTGCGCTTGCAGTTGCCGACCACGGCTATGGGTCGATAATCAGGCGGTTTTCATCCCACAAATCAATATGACTGCACCTCTGGACATCGTCGTCATGGCCGCCGGCAAAGGCACCCGTATGAAAAGCCGCCATCCCAAGGTGCTGCAAAAGCTGGCCGGTCGTGCCCTGTTGCAGCATGTGCTGGATACTGCTGCGCAGCTCAAGGCGCGCTCGGCTGTAGTGGTGACTGGCCATGGTGCTGCGGAAGTGGAAGCTGCCATCGCCGCTGCCAATGGCGCGGATGGCGCCAATGGTGCAATGGACCTGAAGTTTGTGCGTCAGGAGCCACAGCTGGGAACCGGCCATGCCGTGCAGCAGGCCGTGCCTGCGCTCAAGGACGATGGCCTGGTCGTGGTGCTGTCGGGCGATGTGCCGCTGACCCAGGCCGATACGCTGCAAGGTCTGCTCGATGCCGCCGGCAGCGACAAGATGGCGCTGCTCACTGTGAGCATGGCTGACCCCTCGGGCTACGGCCGCATCGTGCGCAACGATGCCGGCACGGTGCAGCGCATCGTCGAGCAAAAGGACGCCAGCGAAGCCGAGCGCGCCATCACCGAGATCTACAGCGGCATCATGGCCGTGCCAGCCAGGCATCTGACGGCCTGGCTTGCAAAGCTCGACAACAACAATGCCCAGGGCGAGTACTACCTGACCGATATCGTCGCCATGGCTGTGGCCGACGGCGTGCCTGTGGTGGGTCACCGCATTGCCGATGCCCTGCAGGTGGCGGGCGTCAACAGCCCGCTGCAACTGGCAGAACTGGAGCGCGCCCACCAGTTGCGCCAGGCGCGCCAGCTGATGGAGCAGGGCGTGCGCATGGCCGATCCTGCGCGCTTCGACCTGCGTGACGATGCCCGTGGCACCAAGGCCAGCCTGAGCTGCGGCCAGGATGTGGAAATCGACGTGAACTGCATCTTTGCCGGCAAGGTGACGATTGGAGCCGGCGCCAGGATCGGGGCCAACTGCCATCTCAGCAATGTGAGCATTGCCGACGATGCCGTGATCCACCCCTTCACGCACATCGATGGCGAGAAGGCCGGCGTGGAAGTGGGGCAGGGCGCGCTGGTCGGCCCGTTTGCCCGCCTGCGCCCCGGCGCCAGGCTGGGCCGCGAAGTGCATATCGGCAACTTCGTGGAAGTGAAGAACTCGACCCTGGCCGACGGCGCCAAGGCCAATCACCTGGCCTATCTGGGTGATGCCACGGTGGGCGAGCGCGTGAACTATGGTGCAGGCAGCATCACGGCCAACTATGACGGTGTGAACAAGCATCGCACCGTGATCGAGGCCGATGTGCATATCGGCAGCAACTGCGTGCTGGTGGCTCCCGTGACCATTGCCGCCGGCGGCACGGTGGGCGGTGGCTCCACCGTGACCAAGAACACCGAGGTCGGTGCCTTGACGGTAGGACGCGGCAGGCAGGTCAGCATCCGCAACTGGAAGCGCCCCGAAAAGCTGCCCAAAGCCTGATGGAACCCATGCAGCAAGTTGTTGAAAGCAAGGTGCCTCGGACTCTGGACGAGGCGCTGGCGCTGCTGGTCAGGCGCGAGGCCGAACTGGCCGCCTTGCGCGCGGCCCAGCAGGAATGGGTGCATGCGGTCTCGCATGATCTGCGGGCCCCGCTGCGCCATCTGCTGGCTTTCAACCCGCTGATTGCCGAATTGCTGCAGTCTCCCAGCCCTGGTGTCGAGGACCTGGAAGAGGCGCGCAGCTTTTTGCAGACCATGGACCAGTCTGCCCAGCGCATGGCGGCCATGTTCGAAGGCTTGCTGCAGCTGGCGCGGGCCCAGCGCCATGTGCTGCAGCCGCAGCCCGTGGACTTGCTGGCCTTACTGGGCAGTCTGCGCCAGCGTCTGCAGGCGGGCGCACAAGGCCGGCGCATAGAGTGGTGTCTGCCTGTTGCGGCTCCAAAGCTGCAGGCCGATCCGCATCTGCTGGAACAGGCTTTGGACGCAGCTCTCGCCAATGCCGTCAAGTTCACGCGAACCGTGCCGCTGGCGCGCATTCAGGTCGATGTGCAGCGCGACGGGCAAGGCGGCTGCTTCATCACAGTGGCCGACAACGGCGCCGGCTTCGAGCAGGCGCGGTCAGGCAAGCTGTTTGGCGTCTTTCAGCGCATGCATCGCGAGGCCGAGTTCGAGGGCCTTGGTATTGGCCTGGCGCTGGTACGAGATGTCTGCCGCCGCCATGGCGGCGAGGCGGAAATTCAAGCCCAGCTCAATGCGGGATGCCAGTTGCAGATGCATTGGCCCACCTGCCTGCCCTGAGTGGTCAGACCACGTTGCGGTCCAGGCTCTCCTGCTCGGCGCTCGCCGGGCTGATTCGCGTGGATTCCGGTCGCATGGGCATGGTCGAGGGACTGTGCTGCCGCTCGGGTTGCTGCGTGGCATCCATCACCTGGTCGCGCCCGCCGCTCTTGGCGCTGTAAAGCGCACTGTCGGCCGCTTTTATCCACTCGGTCACCGAGCCAAAACCTTCATCGGCTGCCGCAACGCCGATACTCGCACTGATGTGCAGCTGTGGATATTCACGAATGCGTATCTGAGCAATCTTTTCGCAAATACGCATGGCGACCGAATATGCCTCCTTGGCCGTGGTGTGCTTGCAAAGCACGGTGAATTCATCGCCGCCGTAGCGCCCTGCAATATCGTTGCTGCGCAGGCTGTTTCTAATCGCCAGCCCGATCATTTTCAAAACTTCGTCGCCCACAATATGGCCGTACAGATCATTCACGCTTTTGAAACGGTCAATGTCAATCACCAGCAGGCAGGTCTGCTCCTTGACGGTGCGGTGCTGGTGCAGCGCGGCACGGGCTTTTTTCCACCAGTAATCGCGGCTGTATACCGTGGTCAGCGGGTCAATGCGCCCCAGTAACTTGAGCTGCAGGTTCTGCCTGGCCAGAGTCTTGAGCATTCGGCTGTTGGACCAGCTTGCATAGGCGCTGTGCAAAATGATCAGCGGCAGCAGGCTGAGCTGCACCGCCAGTGGTGCGTCCCACTGCGGGGTGGGTGTTATGGCGATGCTCATGAACAGCATGCCGCACAGCAGCGCGATCAAGGAGGGCAGCCAGCGGCGCTTCAAACCGGTATAGAAGCGGTCGGCCACGCCGATGGCCAGTATGCAGATGCTGGGCAGCAGGCTCCAGTGCATCAGAGAAATCCAGCAGCCGACGATCAGCGCATCTATCAGAGAATTGAAATACTCCGCATGGAACTGATCCTGTTGCCGGCTTGAATGCAAAAAAGCAATATGCGGCCATACCAGCGCACTGACCGTCGTGAATGCCCACCAGGCGAGATTGGTCGGGAGATATGACAGGCTCGCAGCCACCACCGCTCCGCCCAGTGCCATATAAGAGGCGCGCAGAGGGTAGGTCCGGCGGTGAATATCTCGATGCAAGGGCATCTGGTGGAATTGGCTTAAGTCAAGGTTGCGAGAATAATCTAATTAATACAATTTGTATCAAATATTGAGGGGCTTGCGCGGCATCCGCGCCACACATGGCGGTTCAAGAATAAGGGCGTGCAAGTCCCTAATGATTGGCGATGGGCAAGGGCAGTTCGGTACTGAATTTGGCGCGCTTGATGCTGAAGAAGGCTTTGACATTGCGCACATTGGCATCCTGCGTGAACAGCTTCTGGCTCAATGCCAGGTAGGCAGGCATATCGATGGTGGCAATGATGAGGATGAAGTCGGGACCCGGCGAAACGCGCCAGCATTGCTGCACGCCGGGTTCGGCCACGGCTTTGTGCTCGAATTGCAGCAGTGAGCTGCTGTCTTGCCGGTCCAGCGAGACTTCCACAATGGCCTGCAGGCCATGACCGGTGAGGCGGGCGATGTGTTCGCTGCTCAGGATGGCGACTTGTTTCTCGATCAGGCCCAGCTCCTGCAGGCGTTTGACGCGACGCAGGCAGGTAGGGGCAGACAGATCGAGATGCCGGGCCAGGGCCTGGTTGCTCAGGCTGGCATCCAGCTGCAATTGCTGTAACAGCTGGAGGTCGATATGGTCCAGATTGATGGAATTTTCATTCATTTATATGTATTTTATTGAATAAAAAAACAAACTGCCGTATTCGTGAAATTTCCAATCATTTTTAATTTTTTATTGATTGAAAATTTTTCATTGCAACCGCTAGCATGCTCGCTCAAACAACCTAAGGTGTACCTCTATGTGTGGCATTGTTGCTGCGGTGTCTCATCGCAATATCGTTCCGGTTCTGGTCCAGGGTCTGCAGCGGCTGGAGTATCGTGGTTATGACTCCTGTGGTGTGGCTGTACAGGCAGCGGATGCCAGCGGCTTGAGCCTGGGCTTGCAGCGTGCGCGCTCCACAGCCCGCGTGGCCGAGTTGATGGAGCAGGTCAAGACAGAGCATGTGGAAGGTTTCACCGGCATTGCCCATACCCGCTGGGCCACGCACGGCGAGCCTGCCGTACGCAATGCCCATCCCCACTTCAGCCATGGTCCCGGCATCTCGCCCGTCGCCGATGCCGATGCGCCGGCACGCGTGGCCCTGGTGCACAACGGCATCATCGAGAACTACGAAGCCCTGCGTGCCGAGTTGCAGGCCAAGGGCTATGTATTTGCCAGCCAGACCGACACCGAGGTCATTGCTCACCTGGTGGACAGCCTCTACAACGGTGATCTTTTCGAGGCCGTGCAAGCCGCAACGGCTCGCCTGCATGGCGCCTACGCGATTGGCGTGATGCACCGGGATGAACCTCGTCGTGTGGTGGGCGCTCGTGCCGGCTCACCGCTGATTCTGGGTGTGGGCAAAGACGGCGCGGAACATTTCCTGGCCAGCGATGCAATGGCGCTGGCGGGTGTGACCGACCAGATCGTCTACTTGGAAGAGGGCGATCTGATCGACCTGCAGCCAGGACGCTACTGGGTCATCAGCAAGAGCGGCGAGCGCCTGACCGAGCAGCAGCGCCCGGTCAGAACCGTGATGGCGCACAGCGGCGCAGCCGAACTGGGCCCTTATCGCCACTACATGCAAAAGGAAATCTTCGAGCAGCCGCGCGCTTTGGGCGATACGCTGGAAGGCCTGAAGAACATTGCCCCCGAGCTGTTTGACGGGGTCACTTCGGAAGGCAAGACCGGCGCGGCGGCCTGGCGCGTGTTCAAGGAGATCGACCGGGTCCTGATCCTGGCCTGCGGCACCAGCTATTACAGCGGCTGCACGGCCAAGTACTGGATAGAGGCGATTGCCGGCATCCCCTGCAATGTGGAAGTGGCCAGCGAGTACCGCTACCGCACCAGCGTGCCCGATCCCAAGACGCTGATCGTGACCATCAGCCAGTCGGGCGAGACGGCCGATACATTGGCGGCCCTGCGCCATGCCCAGAGCCTGGGCATGAAGCACAGCCTGACCATCTGCAATGTGGCCACCAGCGCCATGGTGCGCGAGTGCGAGCTGGCCTATATCACGCGCGCCGGCGTGGAAATCGGCGTGGCATCGACCAAGGCCTTCACCACGCAGCTGGCCGGCCTGTTCCTGCTGACGCTGGCGCTGGCACAGTCTAAGGGACGCTTGGCGGAAGAGAAGGAGCAGCAGTATCTGACGGCCATGCGCCATCTTCCCGTGGCCCTGCAATCCGTGCTGGCACTGGAGCCGCAGATCATCAGCTGGGCCGAGGACTTTGCGAAGAAGGAAAACGCACTGTTCCTGGGTCGCGGCATTCACTACCCCATCGCTCTGGAAGGCGCACTCAAGCTCAAGGAAATCAGCTACATCCACGCCGAGGCCTATCCCGCCGGCGAGCTCAAGCATGGCCCGCTGGCGCTGGTGGACAGCCAGATGCCTGTGGTCACCGTGGCGCCCAACGACGAACTGCTGGAAAAGCTCAAGAGCAATATGCAGGAAGTGCGTGCCCGCGGCGGCGTCCTTTATGTGCTGGCCGATGCCAAGACCAATATCGAAAGCAGCGAAGGCATGCATGTGATTCGCATGCCCGAGAACTATGGTGCCCTGAGCCCCATCCTGCATGTGGTGCCGCTGCAGTTGCTGGCTTATCACACGGCGGTGGCTCGCGGCACTGATGTGGACAAGCCGCGCAACCTGGCCAAGTCGGTCACGGTGGAGTAAGCAGAAGACCTCTGCCACGAAACTTTCCTGGCTAAAGTCGCAGCTTCAGGTGACTCGGGAAAGTTTTTCTCGATGAAATTCAGGTGAAACTGATCTCGGCAGCATTCTCAATGCGATGAAAAAGCGCTCGTTGGAGCGCTTTTTCTATTGGGTGTTGGATGCGCTCGGCAGATGAAGCTTCGGCCTGCCATCGGGCCGGTTCAGGAACGTCTGGTGTTCGCCAACCAGCCTCAAGCATCGACATCCGCATGTTCGTGTGCGACTGGCAGCCTCTCAATTTGCGCCGGTGCCTGCAACCAGCACAAAGGCAATGCGAGCAGGCTTGCCAGAGCGGTTGGCCCAGGCATGATTTGTTCCACGCTGAATCAGAACATCGCCCGCCCGTAGCACGGTCTCTTCCTTATCCATGATGGCAATCAGCTCTCCTTCCAGCATGAGCGCATAGTCCACGGAGTCCGTGCGATGCATGCCAGGGTGCTCGCCGGGCTGAACGTTTCGATGCGCATCGCCATACATGCGTGAAAACGTCGCATTCAAAGCATCTTGAAGCTCCTGGGGATCGGCGGGTTCGGCAGGAATATCCAGAATGCGCAGCACGGTACCAAGCGGCGGGGGCGCAACGCCCTGGTGCAGATGAATGGTGTCGGGTGAGCCAATGTTTGCAGGGGCCGCATCAGTTCGCCATAGATTGGTGATGCGATATCCGGGACGTTCCGGCACGAAGCGGATTGCAGGCGATGGGCCGTCTTCGGCCAGATAGGAGCGTCCTTGCGCATCATTGGCAGTGACTACGCGGCGAATGGGCGCCAGAGTGGTGGATTTGCTCATGAGTGGGCTGTGATT
This region of Comamonas thiooxydans genomic DNA includes:
- the glmU gene encoding bifunctional UDP-N-acetylglucosamine diphosphorylase/glucosamine-1-phosphate N-acetyltransferase GlmU; protein product: MTAPLDIVVMAAGKGTRMKSRHPKVLQKLAGRALLQHVLDTAAQLKARSAVVVTGHGAAEVEAAIAAANGADGANGAMDLKFVRQEPQLGTGHAVQQAVPALKDDGLVVVLSGDVPLTQADTLQGLLDAAGSDKMALLTVSMADPSGYGRIVRNDAGTVQRIVEQKDASEAERAITEIYSGIMAVPARHLTAWLAKLDNNNAQGEYYLTDIVAMAVADGVPVVGHRIADALQVAGVNSPLQLAELERAHQLRQARQLMEQGVRMADPARFDLRDDARGTKASLSCGQDVEIDVNCIFAGKVTIGAGARIGANCHLSNVSIADDAVIHPFTHIDGEKAGVEVGQGALVGPFARLRPGARLGREVHIGNFVEVKNSTLADGAKANHLAYLGDATVGERVNYGAGSITANYDGVNKHRTVIEADVHIGSNCVLVAPVTIAAGGTVGGGSTVTKNTEVGALTVGRGRQVSIRNWKRPEKLPKA
- a CDS encoding cupin domain-containing protein, which translates into the protein MSKSTTLAPIRRVVTANDAQGRSYLAEDGPSPAIRFVPERPGYRITNLWRTDAAPANIGSPDTIHLHQGVAPPPLGTVLRILDIPAEPADPQELQDALNATFSRMYGDAHRNVQPGEHPGMHRTDSVDYALMLEGELIAIMDKEETVLRAGDVLIQRGTNHAWANRSGKPARIAFVLVAGTGAN
- a CDS encoding ATP-binding protein, coding for MEPMQQVVESKVPRTLDEALALLVRREAELAALRAAQQEWVHAVSHDLRAPLRHLLAFNPLIAELLQSPSPGVEDLEEARSFLQTMDQSAQRMAAMFEGLLQLARAQRHVLQPQPVDLLALLGSLRQRLQAGAQGRRIEWCLPVAAPKLQADPHLLEQALDAALANAVKFTRTVPLARIQVDVQRDGQGGCFITVADNGAGFEQARSGKLFGVFQRMHREAEFEGLGIGLALVRDVCRRHGGEAEIQAQLNAGCQLQMHWPTCLP
- a CDS encoding diguanylate cyclase AdrA, with the protein product MPLHRDIHRRTYPLRASYMALGGAVVAASLSYLPTNLAWWAFTTVSALVWPHIAFLHSSRQQDQFHAEYFNSLIDALIVGCWISLMHWSLLPSICILAIGVADRFYTGLKRRWLPSLIALLCGMLFMSIAITPTPQWDAPLAVQLSLLPLIILHSAYASWSNSRMLKTLARQNLQLKLLGRIDPLTTVYSRDYWWKKARAALHQHRTVKEQTCLLVIDIDRFKSVNDLYGHIVGDEVLKMIGLAIRNSLRSNDIAGRYGGDEFTVLCKHTTAKEAYSVAMRICEKIAQIRIREYPQLHISASIGVAAADEGFGSVTEWIKAADSALYSAKSGGRDQVMDATQQPERQHSPSTMPMRPESTRISPASAEQESLDRNVV
- the glmS gene encoding glutamine--fructose-6-phosphate transaminase (isomerizing) — encoded protein: MCGIVAAVSHRNIVPVLVQGLQRLEYRGYDSCGVAVQAADASGLSLGLQRARSTARVAELMEQVKTEHVEGFTGIAHTRWATHGEPAVRNAHPHFSHGPGISPVADADAPARVALVHNGIIENYEALRAELQAKGYVFASQTDTEVIAHLVDSLYNGDLFEAVQAATARLHGAYAIGVMHRDEPRRVVGARAGSPLILGVGKDGAEHFLASDAMALAGVTDQIVYLEEGDLIDLQPGRYWVISKSGERLTEQQRPVRTVMAHSGAAELGPYRHYMQKEIFEQPRALGDTLEGLKNIAPELFDGVTSEGKTGAAAWRVFKEIDRVLILACGTSYYSGCTAKYWIEAIAGIPCNVEVASEYRYRTSVPDPKTLIVTISQSGETADTLAALRHAQSLGMKHSLTICNVATSAMVRECELAYITRAGVEIGVASTKAFTTQLAGLFLLTLALAQSKGRLAEEKEQQYLTAMRHLPVALQSVLALEPQIISWAEDFAKKENALFLGRGIHYPIALEGALKLKEISYIHAEAYPAGELKHGPLALVDSQMPVVTVAPNDELLEKLKSNMQEVRARGGVLYVLADAKTNIESSEGMHVIRMPENYGALSPILHVVPLQLLAYHTAVARGTDVDKPRNLAKSVTVE
- a CDS encoding Lrp/AsnC family transcriptional regulator — protein: MNENSINLDHIDLQLLQQLQLDASLSNQALARHLDLSAPTCLRRVKRLQELGLIEKQVAILSSEHIARLTGHGLQAIVEVSLDRQDSSSLLQFEHKAVAEPGVQQCWRVSPGPDFILIIATIDMPAYLALSQKLFTQDANVRNVKAFFSIKRAKFSTELPLPIANH